Proteins encoded within one genomic window of Bacillus thuringiensis:
- a CDS encoding BlaI/MecI/CopY family transcriptional regulator — protein MTNQLPKISEAELEIMKVLWSNSPQTANEIIEELEDAMDWKPKTIRTLINRLVQKEAVSYHQDKGRMYAYYPLVSQDNYLQVETKSLLKRFCGAAFKPLLVNFLKEEKLSSEDINELKRILDEKTEENKRKDR, from the coding sequence ATGACAAATCAATTACCTAAAATATCTGAAGCAGAATTAGAAATTATGAAAGTACTTTGGTCGAACTCTCCACAAACAGCGAATGAAATTATAGAAGAATTGGAAGATGCAATGGACTGGAAACCGAAAACCATCCGTACATTAATTAATCGATTAGTACAAAAGGAAGCCGTTTCTTATCATCAAGATAAAGGGCGTATGTACGCTTATTATCCGTTAGTATCACAAGATAATTATTTACAAGTTGAAACGAAATCGTTACTAAAGCGTTTTTGCGGTGCGGCGTTTAAGCCGTTACTGGTCAATTTCTTGAAAGAGGAGAAATTATCTTCAGAAGATATTAATGAACTGAAACGCATTTTAGATGAGAAGACAGAGGAGAATAAGAGGAAGGATCGATAA
- a CDS encoding M56 family metallopeptidase, giving the protein MIDMLINVYLPHFFDWLIETSLMASILVGFILCIKILLRNKLTPRWQYMLWIVLMIRLLLPWSPDSSYSIYSLLSYRSSVSEVIPKNMPSTESIVNIESDRKVELESNSETVTKNREPEVKAGAEQQTTLSLYKIALYVWLTGVIVLAAITFITNRRLYSYIKKQPDITDEQIVTVFNRCKQSMKIKKVVSLRLAGKIASPTVFSFFRPKVLLSKKHMKVLNEQQLQYVFYHELAHIKRNDVAVNWIMYSLLLFNWFNPILWYAYFCMREDQELACDAYALTFIDKEEQIAYGHTIITLLEHYSYQAPSLANLSRNKRTLKRRIVMIKKFQKKSYRLSLLGVIVIVAIASLSLFNARATEGKEKQEDKVEQSKDAFQKAVDMLYGTEENAKKEYHYSARVYEEKTDYLYLAEKALTKDEFQQYIKLSKKIINIQKKGAPRDSDYESTVFREERLSKADRDKLYALYDQAKPFDDKVYESLNYTVKEAQQHVDFQIKKPTYTIEGYNLKDENVGYFIKRRPELIIELEYTNGKGNYTTYQSQVFGESKDPFHALFAVEENIEQYELEGNQIFYATHNSDSNLQGMKMVVPAKGKDSAYQIVIINHSLEDQGEAVFDKNVNKEELEKIMISMLK; this is encoded by the coding sequence ATGATAGACATGCTTATAAATGTATACCTTCCTCATTTTTTTGATTGGCTTATAGAAACGTCACTGATGGCTAGCATATTAGTTGGATTTATTTTATGTATAAAAATTCTGCTTAGAAATAAGTTAACACCCCGGTGGCAATATATGCTGTGGATCGTATTAATGATAAGACTTCTTTTACCATGGTCACCAGATAGCTCGTATAGCATTTATTCATTACTTTCCTATCGCTCTAGTGTATCGGAAGTTATTCCAAAAAATATGCCGTCTACGGAGAGTATAGTGAATATAGAAAGCGACCGTAAAGTGGAATTGGAATCAAATTCTGAAACTGTGACAAAAAATAGGGAACCTGAAGTAAAAGCGGGTGCGGAACAACAGACTACATTATCTTTATATAAAATTGCTCTATATGTTTGGCTAACTGGGGTAATTGTATTAGCAGCCATCACATTTATTACAAATAGACGGTTATATTCGTACATAAAGAAACAACCGGATATTACGGATGAACAGATCGTTACAGTATTTAATCGCTGTAAGCAGTCTATGAAAATAAAGAAGGTAGTTTCATTACGTTTAGCAGGAAAAATTGCAAGTCCAACTGTGTTTAGTTTCTTCCGCCCGAAAGTATTACTATCAAAAAAACATATGAAAGTATTAAATGAGCAACAATTACAATATGTTTTTTACCATGAGTTAGCTCATATTAAGAGAAACGATGTAGCTGTAAATTGGATTATGTACAGCTTGCTCCTATTTAATTGGTTCAATCCGATTCTTTGGTACGCCTATTTTTGTATGCGAGAAGATCAAGAATTAGCCTGTGACGCATATGCACTTACTTTTATAGATAAAGAGGAGCAAATTGCATACGGTCATACAATTATTACCCTTCTAGAACACTATTCCTATCAAGCACCAAGCCTAGCAAATTTAAGTAGAAATAAACGAACACTAAAAAGGAGAATCGTTATGATTAAAAAGTTCCAGAAGAAATCGTATCGTCTTTCTTTACTCGGAGTTATTGTCATAGTTGCTATAGCATCCCTCTCTTTATTCAACGCACGTGCAACGGAAGGAAAGGAAAAGCAAGAGGATAAAGTAGAGCAGTCAAAGGATGCTTTCCAAAAAGCTGTAGATATGCTGTATGGTACAGAAGAAAATGCGAAAAAAGAATATCATTATTCAGCAAGAGTGTATGAAGAAAAGACAGATTACTTATATTTAGCTGAAAAAGCTTTAACAAAAGATGAATTCCAGCAGTACATAAAATTATCTAAAAAAATTATTAATATACAGAAAAAAGGTGCTCCGAGAGATTCTGACTACGAGTCAACAGTTTTTAGAGAAGAGCGTTTATCAAAAGCTGATCGTGACAAATTATATGCACTTTATGATCAAGCAAAACCATTTGATGACAAAGTATACGAATCTTTAAATTACACGGTAAAGGAAGCGCAACAACATGTTGATTTTCAAATTAAGAAGCCAACGTACACAATTGAAGGATACAATCTGAAGGATGAAAATGTAGGTTATTTTATTAAGAGAAGACCTGAATTAATTATTGAATTAGAGTATACAAACGGAAAAGGAAACTATACAACTTATCAATCGCAAGTATTTGGAGAAAGTAAAGATCCGTTTCATGCTTTATTTGCTGTAGAAGAAAACATTGAACAGTACGAATTAGAAGGTAATCAAATATTCTACGCGACTCATAACTCGGATAGTAATTTACAAGGTATGAAGATGGTTGTTCCTGCAAAAGGGAAAGATAGTGCGTATCAAATTGTCATTATTAATCATAGTTTAGAGGATCAAGGAGAAGCAGTATTTGATAAAAATGTAAATAAGGAAGAGTTAGAGAAGATTATGATTTCTATGTTGAAATAA
- a CDS encoding TetR/AcrR family transcriptional regulator, which translates to MAIDRKRSIIEAATKSFSAFGYKATTMDQVAKLANVGKGTIYTFFKNKEELFGEIISNLITEMKQVAENAIRSDVSFFENVHRALYSILEFRKEHQLMIKLIQEERDMGTKEVQEVMQQVDVEIVSVIQSYLKIAIDKGEISKCDPEITAFIMLRLYVSLIFDWEKNHEPLEKEKIAELFELYLLKGLSN; encoded by the coding sequence GTGGCAATAGATCGAAAACGTTCTATTATTGAAGCTGCAACAAAGTCTTTTTCAGCGTTCGGCTATAAAGCAACAACGATGGATCAAGTAGCGAAGTTAGCGAATGTAGGAAAAGGGACGATTTATACTTTTTTCAAAAATAAAGAAGAGCTATTTGGTGAAATTATTTCTAATTTAATTACAGAAATGAAGCAAGTTGCAGAAAATGCAATTCGTTCAGATGTTTCATTTTTTGAAAATGTACATAGAGCATTATATAGCATATTAGAATTCAGAAAAGAACATCAGCTCATGATTAAGTTAATTCAAGAAGAGCGTGATATGGGAACGAAAGAAGTACAAGAAGTGATGCAACAAGTAGATGTGGAAATTGTTTCTGTCATTCAATCGTATTTAAAGATTGCGATTGATAAAGGTGAAATTAGCAAATGTGATCCAGAAATTACAGCATTTATTATGCTTCGCTTATACGTATCGCTTATTTTTGATTGGGAAAAAAATCATGAACCGCTAGAAAAAGAAAAAATTGCAGAATTATTTGAACTTTATTTATTAAAAGGATTGTCAAACTAA